A window of Corallococcus macrosporus DSM 14697 contains these coding sequences:
- the dbpA gene encoding ATP-dependent RNA helicase DbpA yields the protein MDFSSLALAPPLLQVLEELDFKTATPIQAQSIPVLLQGRDLVGQAQTGSGKTAAFALPLLQKVNLQHRKVQALVLCPTRELCAQVAGEIRRLGRRLPGLQVLVLAGGQPIRPQLDALEKGAHLAVGTPGRVLDVLDREALETRQLSTVVLDEADRMLDMGFREDMERILGVMPPRRQTVLFSATFPPDIEALSRDFQRQPVRVTVEAATAGPDIQQVRYDCAPEEKQALLLRILRHHQPASAIVFCNLKATVVELKKALSASGVSVDGLQGDLEQFERDRVMAKFRNQSTRVLIATDVAGRGIDVEALDAVINFDLPMQAEPYVHRIGRTGRAGRAGLAVSIVTPRDGRKVDDIELATGVKLARGDVEALPSADPRNAVSLESNWDTLYISAGRKDKMRPGDILGALTGEAGGLDAADVGKIEIQDHVAYVAVARRVSRVAFQRLSEGRIKGRRYKIERVK from the coding sequence ATGGACTTCTCATCGCTCGCGTTGGCTCCCCCCCTGCTCCAGGTCCTGGAGGAGCTCGACTTCAAGACGGCCACGCCCATCCAGGCGCAGAGCATCCCGGTGCTGCTCCAGGGCCGGGACCTGGTCGGTCAGGCGCAGACGGGCAGCGGCAAGACGGCGGCCTTCGCGTTGCCGCTCCTCCAGAAGGTCAACCTGCAGCACCGCAAGGTGCAGGCGCTGGTGCTGTGCCCGACGCGCGAGCTGTGCGCGCAGGTGGCGGGGGAGATTCGCAGGCTGGGGCGGCGGCTGCCGGGGCTCCAGGTGCTGGTGCTCGCGGGCGGCCAGCCCATCCGGCCGCAGTTGGACGCGCTGGAGAAGGGGGCGCACCTGGCGGTGGGGACGCCGGGCCGGGTGCTGGACGTGCTGGACCGCGAGGCGCTGGAGACGCGGCAGTTGTCCACGGTGGTGCTGGACGAGGCGGACCGGATGCTCGACATGGGCTTCCGCGAGGACATGGAGCGCATCCTCGGGGTCATGCCGCCACGGCGGCAGACGGTGCTCTTCTCCGCGACCTTCCCTCCGGACATCGAGGCGCTGAGCCGTGATTTCCAGCGGCAGCCCGTGCGCGTCACGGTGGAGGCCGCCACCGCGGGGCCGGACATCCAGCAGGTGCGCTACGACTGCGCGCCGGAGGAGAAGCAGGCCCTGCTGCTGCGCATCCTCCGCCACCACCAGCCGGCGTCCGCCATTGTCTTCTGCAACCTCAAGGCGACCGTCGTGGAGCTGAAGAAGGCGCTCTCCGCGTCGGGCGTCAGCGTGGACGGGCTCCAGGGGGACTTGGAGCAGTTCGAGCGCGACCGGGTGATGGCGAAGTTCCGCAACCAGAGCACGCGGGTGCTCATCGCCACGGACGTGGCGGGGCGCGGCATCGACGTGGAGGCGCTGGACGCCGTCATCAACTTCGATTTGCCCATGCAGGCGGAGCCCTACGTACACCGCATCGGCCGAACGGGCCGGGCGGGCCGCGCGGGGCTGGCCGTGTCCATCGTCACGCCTCGGGACGGGCGCAAGGTGGACGACATCGAGCTGGCCACCGGCGTGAAGCTGGCGCGCGGTGACGTGGAGGCGCTGCCCTCGGCGGACCCGCGCAACGCGGTGTCATTGGAGTCCAACTGGGACACGCTCTACATCTCCGCCGGACGCAAGGACAAGATGCGGCCCGGCGACATCCTGGGCGCGCTCACGGGCGAGGCGGGCGGGCTGGACGCGGCCGACGTGGGCAAGATTGAAATCCAGGACCACGTGGCCTACGTCGCCGTCGCCCGCCGCGTGTCGCGCGTGGCCTTCCAGCGGCTGAGCGAGGGCCGCATCAAGGGCCGCCGGTACAAAATCGAGCGCGTGAAGTAG
- a CDS encoding DUF6209 family protein → MKTSVWKSLALALPLLAACGGAPQQGETPADSALETQQAPLTTPTATVRFLTGWSHSQHGAIVRGGQLVVDYELYRMTDCHHSTYAGQQAWDTLAYVRFLPGGQLFSGSVKQATGSTSFVNKPFEVTVPTDATSVETWFFTSGRTCTARYDSNFGQNYVFPVEAQSPSAVAWAGDWGGSFARDCEHRAGLPDPIIIDSYVMERACKFVEAEVYVPGVTDAATARPELIQAQVEFSVDGAATQYRWLTYQWRVGNNFRYRWSLDAEPLAYTPWNAYAFGFRYSTDGQSWYRIANGAGPTGGTARTVQRNF, encoded by the coding sequence ATGAAGACGTCTGTCTGGAAGTCCCTGGCCCTCGCGCTGCCGCTGCTGGCGGCCTGCGGTGGGGCGCCGCAGCAGGGGGAGACGCCGGCCGACTCCGCTCTGGAGACGCAGCAGGCGCCGCTCACCACGCCCACCGCCACGGTGCGCTTCCTGACGGGCTGGTCGCACTCGCAGCACGGCGCCATCGTCCGCGGCGGCCAGCTCGTCGTGGACTATGAGCTGTACCGGATGACGGACTGTCACCACAGCACCTACGCCGGTCAGCAGGCGTGGGACACGCTGGCCTACGTCCGCTTCCTCCCGGGCGGTCAGCTCTTCAGCGGCAGCGTGAAGCAGGCCACCGGCAGCACCTCGTTCGTGAACAAGCCCTTCGAGGTGACGGTGCCCACGGACGCCACGAGCGTGGAGACGTGGTTCTTCACCTCGGGCCGCACGTGCACCGCGCGCTACGACAGCAACTTCGGTCAGAACTACGTCTTCCCCGTGGAGGCGCAGTCGCCGTCCGCGGTGGCGTGGGCCGGTGACTGGGGCGGCAGCTTCGCGCGTGACTGCGAGCACCGCGCCGGCCTGCCGGACCCCATCATCATCGACAGCTACGTCATGGAGCGCGCCTGCAAGTTCGTGGAGGCGGAGGTGTACGTGCCCGGCGTGACGGATGCCGCCACCGCGCGTCCGGAGCTCATCCAGGCGCAGGTGGAGTTCAGCGTGGACGGCGCCGCCACGCAGTACCGCTGGCTGACCTACCAGTGGCGGGTAGGGAACAACTTCCGGTACCGCTGGAGCCTCGACGCGGAGCCGCTCGCGTATACGCCGTGGAATGCCTATGCATTCGGGTTCCGCTATTCAACGGATGGCCAGAGCTGGTATCGCATCGCGAACGGCGCCGGCCCCACGGGTGGCACCGCGAGGACCGTGCAACGCAATTTCTGA
- the bcp gene encoding thioredoxin-dependent thiol peroxidase, with amino-acid sequence MPIPQAGDKAPAFQVPDQDGTPVSLAQFAGRSVVLYFYPKDDTPGCTVEACGFRDEHSALEAAGAVVLGVSADSTASHRKFANKFNLPFPLLADVDHALSEAYGVWGEKSLYGRKFLGITRATFLIGPDGVVKQVWPKVKVNGHVAEVMAALKGEAPSASDAGAKKAPAAKKPSAGKKVAAAKKAPAGKTAASPKAATPRKAAGKSAKARTAPAGKAATPRKAAGKGANARTAPAGKAAATRKVAGKGAKARTAPAGKAAAKKAPTVKKPGAAKKAARKASRR; translated from the coding sequence ATGCCCATCCCCCAAGCAGGTGACAAGGCCCCCGCCTTCCAGGTCCCCGACCAGGACGGAACTCCGGTCTCGCTCGCGCAGTTCGCGGGACGCAGTGTCGTCCTCTACTTCTATCCGAAGGACGACACGCCCGGCTGCACGGTGGAGGCGTGTGGCTTCCGCGACGAGCACTCGGCGCTGGAGGCCGCGGGCGCGGTGGTGCTGGGCGTCTCCGCCGACAGCACCGCGAGCCACCGGAAGTTCGCCAACAAGTTCAACCTGCCCTTCCCGCTGCTCGCGGACGTGGACCACGCGCTGTCCGAGGCCTACGGCGTCTGGGGCGAGAAGTCGCTCTATGGCCGGAAGTTCCTGGGCATCACCCGCGCCACCTTCCTCATCGGGCCGGATGGCGTGGTGAAGCAGGTGTGGCCCAAGGTGAAGGTGAATGGCCACGTCGCCGAGGTGATGGCCGCGCTCAAGGGCGAAGCTCCGTCGGCATCCGATGCGGGTGCGAAGAAGGCGCCCGCCGCGAAGAAGCCGTCCGCGGGGAAGAAGGTGGCCGCCGCGAAGAAGGCCCCCGCGGGGAAGACCGCCGCGTCCCCGAAGGCAGCCACGCCCCGGAAGGCGGCGGGAAAGAGCGCCAAGGCCAGGACGGCACCTGCGGGGAAGGCGGCCACGCCCCGGAAGGCGGCGGGAAAGGGCGCCAATGCCAGGACGGCACCTGCGGGGAAGGCCGCCGCGACCCGGAAGGTGGCGGGAAAGGGCGCCAAGGCCAGGACGGCACCTGCGGGGAAGGCCGCCGCGAAGAAGGCGCCCACGGTGAAGAAGCCTGGGGCCGCCAAAAAGGCGGCGAGGAAGGCCTCCAGGCGGTAA
- a CDS encoding YcjF family protein, producing the protein MDIQLAEEIRKQVEEAFRKRGRVNIVITGRSGVGKSTLVNAVFHGRIADTGQGRPVTKETREYTKDGIPVSILDTRGLELGAFQETLKLLEELVAARAKEADATRHLHCAWLCISEDSRRVEDGDVKAAEMLARHMPVVVVVTKARSDQGFRAEVQRLLPLARNVMRVRALQETDDEGHTLQPKGLVELVELTMELVPEAQRNAFAAAQRVSIDQKRKRAHGIVASAAAAAGLIGAVPIPFADAALLVPTQVGMLAGVSSVFGLPLTEAFLSTLVGAGITGLGATFTGQSIVSGLLKLVPGPGTALGALISATTATALTTLFGEAYVAVLSRLMEKRRGELPTEDEVIQAFRQEMSLRGAA; encoded by the coding sequence ATGGACATCCAACTGGCGGAGGAGATCCGCAAGCAGGTCGAGGAGGCCTTCCGCAAGCGCGGCCGGGTCAACATCGTCATCACGGGCCGCAGCGGCGTGGGCAAGAGCACGCTGGTCAACGCCGTGTTCCACGGCCGCATCGCGGACACCGGCCAGGGCCGCCCCGTCACGAAGGAGACGCGCGAGTACACGAAGGACGGCATCCCCGTCAGCATCCTCGACACCCGCGGCCTGGAGCTGGGCGCCTTTCAAGAGACGCTGAAGCTGCTGGAGGAGCTGGTGGCCGCGCGCGCCAAGGAGGCGGACGCCACGCGCCACCTGCACTGTGCCTGGCTGTGCATCAGCGAGGACTCGCGCCGCGTGGAGGACGGTGACGTGAAGGCGGCGGAGATGCTCGCGCGGCACATGCCGGTGGTCGTCGTCGTCACGAAGGCGCGCAGCGACCAGGGCTTCCGCGCGGAGGTGCAGCGGCTGCTGCCCCTGGCCCGCAACGTCATGCGCGTTCGCGCGCTCCAGGAGACGGACGACGAGGGCCACACGCTCCAGCCCAAGGGCTTGGTGGAGCTCGTCGAGCTCACCATGGAGCTGGTTCCAGAAGCCCAGCGCAACGCCTTCGCCGCCGCGCAGCGCGTGAGCATCGACCAGAAGCGCAAGCGCGCGCACGGCATCGTCGCCAGCGCTGCGGCCGCCGCGGGCCTCATCGGAGCCGTCCCCATCCCTTTCGCCGACGCCGCCCTGCTCGTCCCCACGCAGGTCGGGATGCTGGCGGGGGTGAGTAGCGTCTTCGGCCTCCCGCTGACGGAGGCCTTCCTCTCCACGCTGGTGGGCGCGGGCATCACCGGCCTGGGCGCCACCTTCACCGGCCAGTCCATCGTGTCCGGACTGCTGAAGCTCGTCCCTGGGCCGGGCACGGCGCTTGGCGCGCTCATCTCCGCCACCACCGCCACCGCGCTCACCACGCTGTTCGGCGAGGCCTACGTCGCCGTCCTCTCCAGGCTGATGGAGAAGCGCCGCGGCGAGCTGCCCACGGAGGACGAGGTCATCCAGGCCTTCCGCCAGGAGATGTCCCTGCGCGGCGCCGCGTAG
- a CDS encoding ATPase domain-containing protein, which translates to MTEGTPRVAERISTGIPGLDTVLHGGLRKARTYMLLGLPGSGKTIFANQVCFHHASRHGGRVLYLTLLAESHTELVGNLSSLSFFDPTLLPNAITYLSAFTVLEQGGLDALAELIRKETKNHQATLLVLDGLVAAEEVAPSQQAIKKFIHGLQVVTGLMGCTTLILTTGRGQGLRAEHTMVDGLLLLKQRMFGARAVRELFVRKFRGSPYLLGKHSFDITQDGLVVYPRLEVLAESGPPPGPPLEAKCALGIPGLDTMLSGGVPQGSTTILLGPPGSGKTLLGLNFLAEGARRGERVHYFAFYDSPERMVAQAAGIGLDLKPLIDRGDFEVSFRPPTENLLDKLGVQLLDVIRTHGVRRLFLDGYDALRRAAIRMPRVSRFLAALVNECRMRGVTLLYSVEAAAAFGPEVAFPMKGISMVAENVLFLRQAELDSELRRFVTVLKLRNSPHDVALRELRISSNGMEVTGTFTDVESMMTGLPRTTARSEPRHPGGGHQGT; encoded by the coding sequence ATGACCGAAGGCACTCCACGCGTGGCGGAACGGATCTCCACGGGCATCCCTGGACTCGACACCGTGCTGCACGGCGGCCTCCGCAAGGCCCGCACCTACATGCTGTTGGGCCTGCCGGGCTCGGGGAAGACCATCTTCGCCAACCAAGTGTGCTTCCACCACGCGAGCCGTCACGGCGGCCGTGTGCTCTACCTGACGCTGCTGGCGGAGTCGCACACGGAGCTGGTGGGCAACCTGTCCTCGCTGTCCTTCTTCGACCCCACGCTGCTGCCCAACGCCATCACCTACCTGAGCGCCTTCACCGTGCTGGAGCAGGGCGGGCTGGACGCGCTGGCGGAGCTCATCCGCAAGGAGACGAAGAACCACCAGGCCACGCTGCTGGTGCTGGATGGGCTGGTGGCCGCGGAGGAGGTGGCGCCGTCGCAGCAGGCCATCAAGAAGTTCATCCACGGCCTCCAGGTGGTGACGGGCCTGATGGGCTGCACCACGCTGATCCTCACCACCGGCCGGGGCCAGGGCCTGCGCGCCGAGCACACCATGGTGGACGGGCTGCTGCTGCTCAAGCAGCGCATGTTCGGCGCGCGCGCCGTGCGCGAGCTGTTCGTGCGCAAGTTCCGCGGCAGTCCCTATCTGCTGGGCAAGCACAGCTTCGACATCACCCAGGACGGCCTCGTCGTCTACCCGCGGCTGGAGGTGCTCGCGGAGTCCGGCCCTCCTCCGGGACCGCCGCTGGAGGCGAAGTGCGCGCTGGGCATCCCTGGCCTGGACACGATGCTGTCTGGCGGCGTGCCCCAGGGCTCGACGACCATCCTGCTGGGGCCGCCCGGCAGCGGGAAGACGCTGCTGGGGCTGAACTTCCTCGCGGAGGGCGCCCGCCGGGGCGAGCGCGTCCACTACTTCGCCTTCTATGACTCCCCCGAGCGCATGGTGGCGCAGGCGGCGGGCATCGGGCTGGACCTGAAGCCCCTCATCGACCGGGGGGACTTCGAGGTCAGCTTCCGGCCGCCCACGGAGAACCTGCTCGACAAGCTCGGCGTGCAGCTCCTGGACGTCATCCGGACGCACGGGGTGCGGCGGCTCTTCCTGGACGGGTATGACGCGCTCCGCAGGGCGGCCATCCGCATGCCGCGCGTGTCCCGCTTCCTGGCCGCGCTGGTCAACGAGTGCCGCATGCGCGGGGTGACGCTGCTCTACTCCGTCGAAGCCGCCGCCGCGTTCGGCCCCGAGGTGGCCTTTCCCATGAAGGGCATCTCCATGGTGGCGGAGAACGTCCTCTTCCTGCGGCAGGCCGAGCTGGACTCCGAGCTGCGCCGCTTCGTCACGGTGCTGAAGCTGCGCAACAGCCCGCATGACGTGGCCCTGCGCGAGCTGCGCATCAGCTCGAATGGGATGGAGGTCACGGGCACCTTCACGGACGTCGAGTCGATGATGACGGGCCTGCCGCGGACGACGGCGCGGTCCGAGCCCCGGCATCCCGGCGGCGGGCATCAGGGGACCTAG
- a CDS encoding response regulator: MGPILIVDDEFGIVEAMRDLLSDEGYRTAIALNGKEALERMAEERPCLVLLDYMMPVMNGPALLEAMERNPLLRDIPVVMMSASPPDYWRNLRCAAFLPKPFSLDELLMVVKRFAQGAILQ, from the coding sequence ATGGGCCCCATCCTCATCGTCGATGACGAGTTCGGCATCGTCGAAGCCATGCGCGACCTCCTGAGCGACGAAGGCTACCGGACCGCCATCGCGCTCAACGGGAAGGAGGCCCTGGAGCGGATGGCCGAGGAGCGCCCATGCCTGGTGCTGCTCGACTACATGATGCCGGTGATGAACGGCCCCGCCCTGCTGGAGGCGATGGAGCGCAATCCGCTGCTGCGCGACATCCCGGTGGTGATGATGAGCGCCAGCCCTCCGGACTACTGGAGGAACCTCCGCTGCGCGGCCTTCCTCCCCAAGCCCTTCTCCCTGGACGAGCTGCTGATGGTGGTGAAGCGCTTCGCCCAGGGGGCCATCCTCCAGTAG
- the nagZ gene encoding beta-N-acetylhexosaminidase, whose translation MTTSSTLYRDCARLFMVGFPGTDIDSELAALMDDGIYGAILFKRNVGSAGDTAALCHALKSRAGRPFILSVDQEGGRVARLRGAPFTTLPPMRELGQRGDAAQVERVGRLLAYELRALGFDYDFAPVLDVDTNPANPVIGDRSFSREAEEVARLGVALARGLEAGGVASCGKHFPGHGDTTTDSHLTLPRLPHDLERLRRVELVPFRAFAQAGLASLMTAHVLFDALDPGVPATMSPRVLQGVLREELGFDGVLVSDDLEMKAIAGHYSVEEATVQGTLAGVDLFLVCHDAEVQRRAIEALVKAVESGRVSRERIAQAHRRLDALSARFAHPAEDRLAALGSPEHQALAEGLVSTFTGRDPTEVMLASR comes from the coding sequence GTGACGACCTCCTCCACCCTCTACCGCGACTGCGCCCGCCTCTTCATGGTGGGTTTTCCCGGCACCGACATCGACAGCGAGCTGGCCGCGCTGATGGATGACGGCATCTATGGCGCCATCCTCTTCAAGCGCAACGTGGGCAGCGCCGGGGACACCGCCGCCCTGTGCCACGCGCTGAAGTCCCGCGCGGGCCGCCCCTTCATCCTGTCGGTGGACCAGGAGGGAGGGCGCGTGGCCCGGCTTCGCGGCGCGCCCTTCACCACGCTGCCGCCCATGCGGGAGCTGGGACAACGCGGCGACGCGGCCCAGGTGGAGCGGGTGGGCCGGCTGCTGGCGTACGAGCTGCGCGCGCTGGGCTTCGACTATGACTTCGCGCCGGTGCTGGACGTGGACACCAACCCGGCCAACCCCGTCATTGGAGACCGCAGCTTCAGCCGCGAGGCGGAGGAGGTGGCGCGGCTGGGCGTGGCGCTCGCGCGAGGCCTGGAGGCGGGCGGCGTGGCGTCGTGTGGCAAGCACTTCCCCGGGCACGGCGACACCACCACGGACAGCCACCTGACGCTGCCGCGGCTGCCGCATGATTTGGAGCGCCTGCGCCGCGTGGAGCTGGTGCCCTTCCGCGCCTTCGCCCAGGCGGGGCTCGCGTCCCTGATGACGGCGCACGTCCTCTTCGATGCGCTGGACCCGGGCGTGCCCGCCACCATGAGCCCGCGCGTGCTCCAGGGCGTGCTGCGCGAGGAGCTGGGCTTCGACGGCGTGCTCGTGAGCGATGACTTGGAGATGAAGGCCATCGCCGGCCACTACTCCGTGGAGGAGGCCACGGTGCAGGGCACGCTCGCGGGCGTGGACCTGTTCCTGGTGTGCCACGACGCGGAGGTGCAGCGCCGCGCCATCGAAGCGCTGGTGAAGGCGGTGGAGTCGGGCCGCGTCTCCCGGGAGCGGATTGCCCAGGCCCACCGGCGGCTCGACGCGCTCAGCGCCCGCTTCGCGCACCCGGCGGAGGACCGGCTCGCCGCGCTGGGGAGCCCGGAGCACCAGGCGCTGGCGGAGGGGCTCGTCAGCACCTTCACCGGCCGCGACCCCACCGAGGTGATGCTGGCCTCCCGCTGA